In Candidatus Rokuibacteriota bacterium, one DNA window encodes the following:
- the pdhA gene encoding pyruvate dehydrogenase (acetyl-transferring) E1 component subunit alpha translates to MPRVPLEPRFTIEYLSVLDSDGNLDTTLEPQISPDDLKRLYRAMLLGRRLDERMVRLQRQGRIGTFAPIKGQEASQMGSVFTLRPTDWMVPSFRETGAMLWRGWPIEKILLFFAGYLEGGQPAPDHHDLPITVPVATQLPHAVGLAYAAQYRGDDAIVMAYFGDGATSEGDFHEALNFAGVWHVPIVFVCQNNQWAISVPLKKQTHSRTLAQKALAYGFPGIQVDGNDVLAVYAASREAVERARAGDGPTLIECVTYRLGVHTTADDPTRYRSDEEVKEWVRKDPLTRFSAYLQKRNLLEEGLEEKLDDEIAAAVKRFEAAAVADPLTMFDHVYAELPPHLVTQREEMVQRVRSRVIEPPAGGETEQLESPPLRGQRRTSRWPS, encoded by the coding sequence ATGCCCAGGGTGCCTCTCGAGCCCCGGTTCACCATCGAGTACCTGTCCGTCCTGGACAGCGACGGCAACCTGGACACCACCCTGGAGCCGCAGATCTCCCCTGACGATCTGAAGCGGCTGTACCGGGCAATGCTGCTCGGGCGCCGCTTGGACGAGCGGATGGTGCGGCTCCAGCGCCAGGGACGCATCGGCACCTTCGCGCCGATCAAGGGTCAGGAGGCCTCGCAGATGGGGAGCGTCTTCACCCTTCGCCCGACCGACTGGATGGTGCCGTCCTTCCGCGAGACTGGGGCCATGCTCTGGCGCGGCTGGCCGATCGAGAAGATCCTCCTCTTCTTCGCCGGTTACCTCGAGGGCGGTCAGCCGGCGCCCGACCACCACGACCTGCCGATCACGGTCCCCGTTGCCACACAGCTCCCGCACGCAGTCGGACTGGCGTACGCGGCCCAGTATCGCGGGGATGACGCGATCGTGATGGCGTACTTCGGCGACGGCGCGACCTCCGAGGGCGACTTCCATGAGGCGCTGAACTTCGCGGGCGTCTGGCATGTGCCGATCGTCTTCGTCTGCCAGAACAACCAGTGGGCAATCTCCGTGCCGCTCAAGAAGCAGACGCATTCCCGCACGCTGGCCCAGAAGGCACTGGCCTACGGCTTCCCCGGAATCCAGGTCGACGGCAACGACGTGCTCGCCGTCTACGCGGCAAGCCGCGAGGCCGTCGAGCGGGCGCGCGCCGGCGACGGTCCGACGCTCATCGAGTGCGTCACGTATCGTCTCGGCGTTCACACGACCGCAGACGACCCGACCAGGTACCGCTCGGACGAGGAAGTGAAAGAGTGGGTGCGGAAGGATCCGCTCACGCGCTTCAGCGCCTACTTGCAGAAGAGGAACCTGCTGGAGGAGGGGCTCGAGGAGAAGCTCGACGACGAGATCGCTGCCGCCGTCAAGCGCTTCGAAGCCGCGGCGGTTGCCGATCCGCTCACGATGTTCGATCACGTGTACGCGGAGCTGCCGCCGCATCTCGTGACCCAGCGCGAGGAGATGGTCCAGCGCGTGCGAAGCCGCGTGATCGAGCCGCCCGCGGGGGGCGAGACCGAGCAGCTGGAATCGCCGCCCTTGCGCGGCCAGCGACGGACCAGCCGATGGCCAAGCTGA
- a CDS encoding SDR family oxidoreductase, translating to MARLSGKVAMVTGSGGEHGFGRAIARRLAAEGADLVLTDIAPTGVRAVPTKPASGWGGLDTVATEVRAAGRRAATALVDVRSAGQIEAAVQRALETLGRIDILVNNAAAPPGADRVPVVELNEDAWDVVLDTNLKGSYLCARAVARAMLGQGIRGRIINIASNCGKLGYANLAAYCASKFGLIGFTQALALELAPAGITVNAISPGPADTDRLDYLGRRADGSFDPVLRAEGIKRRAEAIPLGRLATPDDVAEVAAFLASDAAEYITGQAINVAGGSIMH from the coding sequence ATGGCAAGGCTCAGCGGCAAGGTCGCGATGGTGACCGGGAGCGGAGGTGAGCATGGCTTCGGTCGGGCGATCGCCCGGCGGCTGGCCGCCGAGGGGGCCGACCTCGTCCTGACCGACATCGCGCCGACCGGCGTGCGGGCGGTGCCGACGAAGCCGGCGAGCGGCTGGGGCGGCCTCGACACGGTCGCCACCGAGGTCCGGGCGGCGGGGCGCCGTGCGGCGACCGCGCTCGTGGATGTCCGATCGGCCGGCCAGATCGAGGCCGCCGTCCAGCGCGCGCTCGAGACCCTCGGGCGCATCGACATCCTGGTCAACAACGCCGCCGCGCCGCCGGGCGCCGACCGCGTTCCGGTCGTGGAGCTGAACGAGGACGCGTGGGACGTCGTCCTGGACACGAACCTGAAGGGAAGCTACCTCTGTGCCAGAGCCGTCGCGCGCGCGATGCTCGGCCAGGGGATCCGCGGGCGGATCATCAACATCGCCTCGAACTGCGGCAAGCTCGGCTACGCCAACCTGGCCGCCTACTGTGCGTCCAAGTTCGGCCTGATCGGCTTCACGCAGGCCCTCGCCCTTGAACTGGCTCCTGCGGGTATCACGGTGAATGCCATCTCCCCGGGGCCGGCCGATACCGACCGCCTCGACTATCTCGGCCGGCGGGCGGACGGGAGCTTCGATCCGGTGCTCAGGGCCGAAGGGATCAAGCGGCGGGCGGAGGCCATCCCGCTCGGCCGCCTCGCGACGCCGGACGACGTGGCCGAGGTGGCGGCCTTCCTCGCCTCGGACGCCGCCGAGTACATCACCGGCCAGGCGATCAATGTCGCCGGCGGCTCCATCATGCACTGA
- a CDS encoding mandelate racemase/muconate lactonizing enzyme family protein, producing the protein MRIVDVKAYPTSFPVPPDASVTLGIGRAVKRDAVVVKVTTDDGLVGYGESHHGRAPGAVAHLANTTLRQLVLGMDALDVVGVWSRIYKMQLGSHGMGAATAIAMSGIDMALWDIRGKVTGWPLYRLLGGASRPIPAYAGGVSLGYQEPEALAEEARALVAAGYRAVKLRVGDSPERDLARVGAVRTAFGEGLVILVDANTGYSLSDARQVMPGLEAHGVGWLEEPFPAHDYASYRIAASLGRVPLAAGENHYTRFEFSRLIEDGVIRILQPDLSKTGGITEALRIAALASAWKLPINPHTSMTGLNMAASIHFLAAIDNAGYFEADVSKGNLFRDQLTSSPCTLDANGRVSPLEGPGIGVEVDEDFLARHPVIEGPGYV; encoded by the coding sequence ATGCGAATCGTCGACGTGAAGGCGTACCCGACATCCTTCCCGGTTCCACCCGACGCCAGCGTGACCCTGGGGATCGGGCGCGCCGTCAAGCGTGACGCCGTCGTCGTCAAGGTTACCACGGACGACGGGCTCGTCGGCTACGGCGAGTCCCACCACGGCCGCGCCCCCGGCGCCGTCGCGCACCTGGCGAACACGACGCTCCGCCAGCTCGTCCTGGGCATGGACGCCCTGGACGTCGTGGGGGTGTGGTCGCGCATCTACAAGATGCAGCTCGGGAGCCACGGGATGGGCGCCGCCACGGCGATCGCCATGAGCGGCATCGACATGGCGCTCTGGGACATCCGCGGGAAAGTGACGGGCTGGCCGCTCTACCGGCTCCTCGGTGGCGCGTCGCGGCCGATCCCCGCGTACGCCGGGGGCGTGTCGCTCGGCTACCAGGAGCCCGAGGCGCTCGCCGAGGAGGCGCGCGCGCTGGTCGCCGCGGGCTACCGGGCGGTGAAGCTCCGCGTCGGGGACTCGCCCGAGCGCGACCTGGCTCGCGTGGGCGCCGTTCGGACGGCGTTCGGGGAAGGGCTCGTCATCCTGGTGGACGCCAACACGGGCTACTCGCTGAGCGACGCGCGCCAGGTCATGCCCGGGCTGGAGGCCCACGGCGTCGGCTGGCTCGAAGAGCCGTTCCCGGCCCATGACTATGCGAGCTACAGGATCGCGGCCTCGCTGGGCCGCGTGCCTCTTGCGGCGGGGGAGAACCACTACACGCGCTTCGAGTTCTCGCGCCTGATCGAGGACGGCGTCATCCGGATCCTCCAGCCCGATCTCTCCAAGACCGGCGGCATCACCGAGGCCCTCCGCATCGCCGCGCTCGCGTCCGCCTGGAAGCTCCCGATCAACCCCCACACCTCCATGACCGGGCTCAACATGGCCGCGAGCATCCACTTCCTCGCGGCGATCGACAATGCTGGCTACTTCGAGGCCGACGTCTCGAAGGGGAACCTCTTCCGCGACCAGCTGACCAGCAGTCCCTGTACCCTGGACGCCAACGGGCGCGTGAGCCCGCTCGAGGGCCCGGGGATCGGCGTCGAGGTGGACGAGGACTTCCTGGCCCGGCACCCGGTCATCGAGGGGCCCGGTTACGTCTGA
- the ligD gene encoding DNA ligase D: MSPAAPSCTEFGVRNARVSQLDAYRKKRDPERTPEPFGGRRAGDSRLFVVQKHAARRLHYDLRLEIDRVLKSWAVPKGPSVRPEEKRLAVHVEDHPVEYADFEGRIPADNYGAGPVIVWDRGRYRLVKDSDPLEQLAKGKLEFELFGVKLRGRWTLVRMSGKEKEWLLLKKADAYVQDEEPTERYPESVLSGLTVEELGESPAKLSALRRRLQALKVPRADISPRDQPLMLATSGDRPFSGKEWLFEIKYDGVRVLAFRTRDVVELYGRNGQGITARYPEVALALGMLPLDRFVLDGEIVALDEGGRPSFQRLQARMQLTNPLEVERARVVVPVTGIFFDCLSLDGCDLRRVPLEERKACLALLLPARGVIRYGDHILEHGEAFFEAASEQQLEGIVAKKIGSSYVGGRSRDWVKLKCLRRQEFVIGGYTDPQGSRGYFGALHLGLYEGDRLVYVSKVGTGFDDRTLRMVWEKLRALGRAASPFDAGTPAGTGHHWVEPRLVCEVRFTEWTQDGGIRHPAFLGLRDDKRPEACRREVPAELEPLPAARGEAQPPRVRITNPTKVFWPEEGYTKADLIAYYDAVAPHLLPYLSDRPLVLTRYPDGIGGKSFFQKDAPEFAPAWVRTERIYSKDAEREIDYFIVNDAETLRYVANLGTIPLHLWGSRLGSLDRPDWLVLDLDPKGAPFTDVVKVARALHRILDELELASYVKTSGATGLHILVPLGARYSYEEGRTFARLLALLGVQAEPALATIARPVRARGGKVYVDFVQNGHGRTIVAPFSVRPLPGAPVSCPLRWEEVTARLDPRRFTLRTAPARFEKLGDPLVPVLQGAIDMTAALSRIHRKLA; the protein is encoded by the coding sequence ATGTCGCCGGCGGCTCCATCATGCACTGAGTTCGGCGTGAGAAACGCGCGCGTCTCGCAGCTCGACGCCTACCGGAAGAAGCGCGACCCGGAGCGGACGCCCGAGCCTTTCGGCGGCCGGCGCGCGGGCGACAGCCGTCTGTTCGTCGTCCAGAAGCACGCGGCCCGCCGCCTCCACTACGACCTGCGCCTCGAGATCGACAGGGTGCTCAAGAGCTGGGCCGTCCCGAAGGGCCCGTCGGTCCGTCCCGAGGAGAAGCGGCTCGCCGTGCACGTCGAGGACCATCCGGTCGAGTACGCGGACTTCGAGGGTCGCATCCCCGCCGACAACTATGGCGCCGGCCCCGTGATCGTCTGGGACCGGGGCCGCTACCGGCTCGTCAAGGACTCGGATCCGCTCGAGCAGCTCGCGAAGGGGAAGCTCGAGTTCGAGCTCTTCGGCGTCAAGCTCCGCGGCCGGTGGACCCTCGTGCGGATGAGCGGGAAGGAGAAGGAGTGGCTCCTCCTGAAAAAGGCGGACGCCTACGTGCAGGACGAGGAGCCGACCGAGCGCTATCCCGAGTCGGTGCTCTCCGGGCTGACGGTGGAGGAGCTGGGGGAGTCGCCGGCGAAGCTCAGCGCGCTGCGAAGGCGCCTTCAGGCTCTGAAGGTGCCGCGCGCAGACATCTCCCCGCGAGACCAGCCGCTCATGCTCGCCACCTCCGGTGATCGCCCGTTCTCGGGGAAGGAGTGGCTCTTCGAGATCAAGTACGACGGCGTTCGCGTCCTGGCCTTCCGGACGCGCGACGTCGTCGAGCTCTACGGCAGGAACGGCCAGGGCATCACGGCACGCTACCCGGAAGTCGCCCTCGCGCTCGGCATGCTCCCGCTCGACCGTTTCGTCCTCGACGGTGAGATCGTGGCCCTCGACGAGGGGGGGCGCCCGAGCTTCCAGCGCCTCCAGGCGCGGATGCAGCTGACGAACCCTCTGGAAGTCGAACGGGCGCGGGTCGTGGTTCCGGTCACCGGAATCTTCTTCGACTGTCTCTCGCTCGACGGCTGCGACCTCCGTCGCGTTCCGCTTGAGGAGCGCAAGGCGTGCCTGGCGCTCCTCCTCCCGGCCCGCGGCGTGATCCGCTACGGCGACCACATCCTCGAGCACGGCGAGGCCTTCTTTGAGGCAGCCTCCGAGCAGCAGCTCGAAGGGATCGTGGCGAAGAAGATCGGGAGCTCCTACGTCGGTGGCCGCTCGAGGGACTGGGTCAAGCTGAAGTGTCTCCGTCGCCAGGAGTTCGTCATCGGCGGCTATACCGATCCGCAGGGCTCGCGCGGATATTTCGGTGCCCTCCATCTCGGGCTCTACGAGGGGGACCGGCTGGTCTACGTCTCCAAGGTCGGCACCGGCTTCGATGACAGGACCCTCAGGATGGTCTGGGAGAAGCTCCGCGCTCTGGGCCGCGCGGCTTCTCCGTTCGACGCCGGGACGCCCGCCGGCACCGGCCACCACTGGGTGGAGCCCAGGCTCGTCTGCGAGGTCCGCTTCACCGAGTGGACTCAGGACGGCGGGATCCGCCATCCGGCCTTCCTCGGGCTCCGCGACGACAAGCGGCCCGAGGCGTGTCGCCGCGAGGTCCCGGCGGAGCTCGAGCCGCTTCCGGCCGCGCGCGGAGAAGCGCAGCCTCCCCGGGTCAGGATCACGAACCCGACGAAGGTCTTCTGGCCCGAGGAAGGCTACACCAAGGCGGACCTGATCGCCTACTACGACGCCGTCGCGCCCCATCTCCTCCCGTATCTCAGCGACCGCCCGCTCGTCCTCACCCGCTACCCTGACGGGATCGGGGGGAAGTCGTTCTTCCAGAAGGATGCTCCCGAGTTCGCTCCTGCCTGGGTGCGCACCGAGCGGATCTACTCCAAGGACGCCGAGCGTGAGATCGACTACTTCATCGTGAACGACGCGGAGACCCTCCGCTACGTGGCCAACCTGGGGACGATCCCCCTCCACCTCTGGGGCTCGCGCCTGGGCTCCCTCGACCGTCCCGACTGGCTCGTGCTCGACCTGGATCCCAAGGGCGCCCCGTTCACAGACGTCGTGAAGGTGGCACGGGCGCTCCACCGGATCCTGGATGAGCTCGAGCTGGCGAGCTATGTCAAGACCTCGGGGGCGACCGGGCTCCACATCCTGGTCCCGCTGGGCGCCCGCTACAGCTACGAGGAGGGGCGGACCTTCGCGCGGCTCCTGGCCCTCCTCGGCGTCCAGGCGGAGCCCGCCCTGGCGACGATCGCGCGGCCAGTCCGCGCGCGCGGCGGCAAGGTGTACGTCGACTTCGTCCAGAACGGCCACGGCCGGACCATTGTCGCGCCGTTCTCGGTGAGGCCGTTGCCGGGGGCGCCGGTCTCCTGTCCGCTCCGCTGGGAAGAGGTCACCGCGCGCCTCGACCCGCGGCGCTTCACGCTCAGGACGGCTCCGGCACGCTTTGAAAAGCTCGGCGACCCGCTCGTCCCGGTCCTCCAGGGCGCCATCGACATGACCGCCGCCCTGTCCCGGATTCACCGCAAGCTGGCCTGA
- a CDS encoding DUF3179 domain-containing protein — protein sequence MYARPLHGEKPLTFGVSGMLWKSSLIMFDRETKSLWSHITGKAVAGPLKGLTLTMLPAVHTTWGLWRANHPDTVVLEKPAWTWRTPHLFERDYVLGLVLDGEAVGFPFAALKRAPLAHVSVAGRPLLVAYIQPAATAVAFRREANGRVLTFHRLAREGELWRMQDRETASRWNAVTGEALAGPLAGARLPPVPATQAYLSNWRELYPMGRIWRAE from the coding sequence GTGTATGCCCGGCCGCTCCACGGGGAGAAGCCGCTCACCTTCGGCGTGTCCGGCATGCTCTGGAAGAGCTCGCTGATCATGTTCGACCGCGAGACAAAGAGTCTCTGGAGCCACATCACCGGGAAGGCCGTCGCCGGACCGCTGAAGGGGCTCACGCTCACGATGCTACCGGCCGTCCACACGACGTGGGGGCTCTGGCGCGCGAACCACCCGGATACCGTCGTGCTGGAGAAGCCCGCATGGACATGGCGGACGCCGCACCTCTTCGAGCGCGACTACGTCCTGGGGCTCGTCCTGGACGGCGAGGCCGTGGGCTTCCCGTTCGCCGCCCTCAAGCGCGCCCCGCTCGCCCACGTCAGCGTGGCCGGCCGGCCACTCCTGGTGGCGTACATCCAGCCGGCCGCCACCGCCGTCGCCTTCAGGCGCGAGGCCAACGGCCGCGTCCTCACGTTCCATCGCCTGGCGCGCGAGGGCGAGCTCTGGCGGATGCAGGATCGGGAGACGGCCTCCCGCTGGAACGCCGTGACGGGCGAAGCGCTCGCGGGCCCGCTGGCCGGGGCTCGGCTCCCGCCTGTCCCGGCGACGCAGGCCTACCTCTCGAACTGGCGGGAGCTCTACCCCATGGGCAGGATCTGGCGCGCGGAGTAA